One window from the genome of Labilithrix sp. encodes:
- a CDS encoding phytanoyl-CoA dioxygenase family protein — MMRSLAPELLRSPRELAAAFTELMDGTGADDACPAADTQELTWLRTEGYAVIAGALTSARARSLCRAMETLHAARWPPVFVFMLDDVWRHAREIERTVSLLLGHTYELLEDAWAWSIAPGERGWKPHRGGGSVLLDREAPELLTAWTALSDVTAERACMHVVPLDEDPHYPNALDSTDAPLASVRAVPVTAGTTVVWNANVLHWGGACSPRAEGRRISLSVSLGRMDARGKHGVAPLPPTLTVEERLDLIAAQVVTYQTEAPELQPAVRDWARATQQLRIVAAQHFAARKER, encoded by the coding sequence ATGATGCGTTCGCTCGCGCCCGAGCTTCTTCGCTCCCCCCGTGAGCTCGCAGCGGCGTTCACGGAGCTGATGGACGGAACAGGAGCCGACGACGCCTGCCCGGCCGCGGACACGCAGGAGCTGACGTGGCTGAGAACCGAGGGATATGCCGTCATTGCCGGCGCGCTCACGAGCGCGCGAGCGCGTAGCCTGTGCCGCGCGATGGAGACTTTGCATGCCGCGCGGTGGCCGCCGGTGTTCGTCTTCATGCTCGACGACGTGTGGCGCCATGCCCGCGAGATCGAACGTACCGTGAGCCTCCTTCTCGGCCATACGTACGAGCTCCTCGAAGACGCCTGGGCCTGGTCGATCGCGCCGGGGGAGCGTGGTTGGAAGCCGCATCGCGGAGGCGGCTCGGTCCTCCTCGACCGCGAAGCGCCCGAGCTGCTCACGGCGTGGACGGCGCTCTCCGACGTCACCGCAGAGCGCGCGTGTATGCATGTGGTCCCGCTCGACGAAGATCCGCACTACCCGAACGCCCTCGACTCGACGGACGCGCCGCTGGCCTCCGTGCGCGCCGTGCCGGTGACGGCAGGCACAACCGTCGTCTGGAACGCGAATGTTCTTCACTGGGGCGGCGCTTGCTCGCCTCGGGCCGAGGGGCGTCGTATCAGCCTCTCCGTATCGCTTGGGCGTATGGATGCGCGCGGCAAACACGGCGTCGCCCCCCTTCCGCCCACCCTCACAGTGGAAGAGCGCCTCGATCTCATCGCAGCTCAGGTTGTAACCTACCAAACCGAAGCGCCGGAGCTGCAGCCCGCGGTGCGCGATTGGGCCCGTGCGACACAGCAGCTCCGAATCGTCGCGGCGCAGCACTTCGCGGCCCGTAAAGAACGGTAA
- a CDS encoding DUF4173 domain-containing protein, with protein sequence MQPTRPFPPFPGPGAGPQAHPFPGPEWTPGAHATAPSYPHGPPYRAAPRWSVEAARRAAAKPRAFRPIELAMLAAIAIAVDVTLWHEDGFAAGGYGAAVLFAVVLAAMFVAAKPRVLTARLAILEVLGAVVALRCAFEPTFGVVASGVALVGVIALALRRRQLFVPDAFLSALNGPIGLPSRVGAALRGVKALTARTRIGEVSILPIAIPAALIAMFLGVLSLANPVVASGVSAVAEAIASAIPLPSFGRVFLWLGALALATAFFRPKLWLAKGGEAAKTDVEATPTSLLVARNALAGLNVLFAVENLLDAGYLWTGKTPAGMTTQEYAHQGAFWLTVALLLLTAVIGVMFKGPLAYDARAKTARILAYAWMAQGIGFAAGSYRRIAMHVARSGLSDLRIVGVLGTTVVVSGVVLVAWKLYRQKTFFWLLRRQLDALALTLVVYAVVPTHLLGAEVNVARVSAGEHRPLLHMFAQSRHAESAPSLLPLLHHSDVRVRQGVAALLADERDELRARARASTTWRERDVASSRALATLEAHDAEIARTLGSTSPADAKRVLLEISRGANEDRSLEELLAIPAARSDVTVNEGRRDAD encoded by the coding sequence ATGCAGCCGACTCGTCCTTTTCCGCCCTTCCCCGGCCCGGGCGCCGGCCCGCAGGCGCACCCGTTTCCCGGACCCGAGTGGACGCCCGGCGCGCACGCGACGGCGCCGAGCTACCCCCATGGCCCGCCCTACCGCGCCGCCCCGCGCTGGTCGGTCGAGGCGGCGCGCCGCGCGGCGGCGAAGCCGAGGGCGTTCCGGCCGATCGAGCTCGCGATGCTCGCCGCGATCGCGATCGCGGTCGACGTCACGCTCTGGCACGAGGACGGGTTCGCCGCGGGCGGCTACGGCGCGGCGGTCCTCTTCGCGGTGGTGCTCGCCGCCATGTTCGTCGCCGCGAAGCCGCGCGTGCTCACCGCGCGCCTCGCGATCCTCGAGGTCCTCGGCGCCGTCGTCGCGCTGCGCTGCGCGTTCGAGCCGACCTTCGGCGTCGTCGCCTCCGGCGTCGCGCTCGTCGGCGTGATCGCGCTCGCGCTCCGCCGCCGCCAGCTCTTCGTCCCCGACGCGTTCCTCTCCGCGCTGAACGGTCCGATCGGGCTGCCCTCGCGCGTCGGCGCGGCGCTCCGCGGCGTGAAGGCCCTCACCGCGCGGACCCGCATCGGCGAGGTCTCGATCCTCCCGATCGCGATCCCGGCCGCGCTCATCGCCATGTTCCTCGGCGTGCTCTCGCTCGCGAACCCCGTCGTCGCGAGCGGCGTGAGCGCCGTCGCCGAGGCGATCGCGAGCGCGATCCCGCTCCCCTCCTTCGGCCGCGTCTTCCTCTGGCTCGGAGCGCTCGCGCTCGCGACCGCGTTCTTCCGCCCGAAGCTCTGGCTCGCGAAGGGCGGCGAGGCGGCGAAGACGGACGTCGAGGCCACGCCGACGTCGCTCCTCGTCGCGCGCAACGCGCTCGCCGGCCTCAACGTCCTCTTCGCCGTCGAGAACCTCCTCGACGCGGGCTACCTCTGGACCGGCAAGACGCCCGCCGGCATGACGACGCAGGAGTACGCGCATCAGGGCGCGTTCTGGCTCACCGTCGCGCTCCTCCTCCTCACCGCCGTCATCGGCGTCATGTTCAAGGGACCGCTCGCGTACGACGCGCGCGCGAAGACGGCGCGGATCCTCGCGTACGCGTGGATGGCGCAGGGCATCGGCTTCGCGGCCGGCAGCTACCGTCGCATCGCGATGCACGTCGCGCGGAGCGGCCTCTCGGACCTCCGCATCGTCGGCGTCCTCGGCACCACCGTCGTCGTCTCGGGCGTCGTGCTCGTCGCGTGGAAGCTCTACCGGCAGAAGACGTTCTTCTGGCTCCTCCGCCGCCAGCTCGACGCGCTCGCGCTCACGCTCGTCGTCTACGCGGTGGTGCCGACACACCTCCTCGGCGCGGAGGTGAACGTCGCGCGCGTCTCCGCCGGCGAGCACCGCCCCCTCCTCCACATGTTCGCGCAGTCGCGTCACGCCGAGAGCGCGCCGAGCCTCCTCCCGCTCCTCCACCACTCGGACGTCCGCGTCCGCCAGGGCGTCGCCGCGCTGCTCGCCGACGAGCGCGACGAGCTCCGCGCCCGGGCGCGCGCGTCGACGACCTGGCGCGAGCGAGACGTCGCGTCGTCGCGCGCGCTCGCGACGCTCGAGGCGCACGACGCCGAGATCGCCCGGACGCTCGGCTCGACGAGCCCGGCCGACGCGAAGCGCGTGCTCCTCGAGATCTCGCGCGGCGCGAACGAGGACCGCTCGCTCGAGGAGCTCCTCGCGATCCCGGCCGCGCGCTCGGACGTGACGGTGAACGAAGGCCGCCGCGACGCGGATTGA
- a CDS encoding PqqD family protein → MNVPETIDAATSVEASDNVYARRFGDELILLHFGRGEYYGLDPVGACIWERCAAGETLGDIAREVVRSFDVDYRQALADVVALVGELRTAGLVKER, encoded by the coding sequence ATGAACGTGCCCGAGACCATCGACGCCGCGACCTCGGTAGAGGCATCGGACAACGTGTACGCGAGGCGTTTCGGCGACGAGCTGATCCTCCTTCATTTCGGGCGTGGTGAGTACTACGGGCTCGACCCCGTCGGTGCGTGCATATGGGAACGCTGCGCTGCCGGTGAGACGCTTGGCGACATAGCGCGCGAGGTCGTGCGATCGTTCGACGTCGACTACCGGCAGGCGCTCGCGGACGTCGTGGCGCTCGTGGGCGAGCTGCGAACGGCAGGATTGGTCAAGGAGCGTTGA
- a CDS encoding radical SAM protein, with amino-acid sequence MKIALIYPPPWKIAAPGEPRYAADGPPEGYREGDLDADFHQTPYGLFAIGAEALRAGHMVKVVNLSSFPWTKVEEVVAALDADVFGMSCWTANRRGVRLVADLVKQRHPRATVVVGGPHATPLGPELLSHFESVDLVCTGESDVTFLEIVRRLERGEPLTKIAGTVYRDGGEVVTAPERKNVADLDALASPHHFFDTHILMTSRGCPWACTFCGAETSWGRGFRANSIDYVLDAMESVSKRLPVKMIQIKDDTFTTNKKRVLALCKKMQERKLGFFWSCDTRVDLLSDELLREMRLAGCQRLSLGVESGSQRILDLIDKKITPKEILASTLLAKKYGIKVRYYMMLGNRGETRETFAETLAFLDEAAPHEYVFSCLSVYPGTRDFHDAEKAGWLDREQYFSGDFQELKTPFDASDEDVAWMNEWFFANKGLRVGFRDGVAEYRAILERLGDYHAAHMDLGAALYHEGDLEGAERHVRRALELGYPCPGLAYNHLACFAKARGDLDAMMDLFTTAAKTDPQHWTLIQNVNRARAWFKESGPARGLPLELDVRHDFQLLERTAQPTLPGPLPEDFAVWKETPLKGDAAPRWLKTPEQEGSGKGMGKKRLDVVRD; translated from the coding sequence ATGAAGATCGCCCTGATCTACCCGCCGCCGTGGAAGATCGCAGCCCCCGGCGAGCCGCGGTACGCGGCGGACGGGCCGCCGGAGGGCTACCGCGAGGGCGACCTCGACGCGGACTTCCACCAGACGCCGTACGGGCTCTTCGCGATCGGCGCCGAGGCGCTGCGCGCGGGGCACATGGTCAAGGTCGTCAACCTCTCGTCGTTCCCGTGGACGAAGGTCGAGGAGGTGGTCGCCGCGCTCGACGCCGACGTCTTCGGGATGTCGTGCTGGACCGCGAACCGCCGCGGCGTGCGGCTCGTCGCCGACCTCGTCAAGCAGAGGCACCCGCGCGCGACCGTCGTCGTCGGCGGCCCCCACGCCACGCCGCTCGGCCCCGAGCTGCTCTCGCACTTCGAGAGCGTCGACCTCGTGTGCACCGGCGAGAGCGACGTCACCTTCCTCGAGATCGTCCGCCGCCTCGAGCGCGGCGAGCCGCTCACGAAGATCGCCGGCACGGTGTACCGCGACGGCGGGGAGGTCGTGACCGCGCCGGAGCGCAAGAACGTCGCCGACCTCGACGCGCTCGCGTCGCCGCATCACTTCTTCGACACGCACATCTTGATGACGTCGCGCGGCTGCCCGTGGGCCTGCACCTTCTGCGGCGCGGAGACGTCGTGGGGTCGCGGCTTCCGCGCGAACTCGATCGACTACGTGCTCGACGCGATGGAGAGCGTCAGCAAGCGGCTGCCGGTGAAGATGATCCAGATCAAGGACGACACCTTCACGACGAACAAGAAGCGAGTCCTTGCATTGTGCAAGAAGATGCAGGAGCGGAAGCTCGGCTTCTTCTGGAGCTGCGATACGCGCGTCGATCTCCTCTCCGACGAGCTCCTCCGCGAGATGCGGCTCGCGGGGTGCCAGCGCCTCTCGCTCGGCGTCGAGAGCGGCTCGCAGCGCATCCTCGACCTCATCGACAAGAAGATCACGCCGAAGGAGATCCTCGCGTCGACGTTGCTCGCGAAAAAATACGGGATCAAGGTCCGCTACTACATGATGCTCGGCAACCGCGGCGAGACGCGGGAGACGTTCGCGGAGACGCTCGCCTTCCTCGACGAGGCGGCGCCGCACGAGTACGTGTTCTCGTGCCTCTCGGTGTACCCCGGCACGCGCGACTTCCACGACGCGGAGAAGGCGGGCTGGCTCGATCGCGAGCAATATTTCAGCGGCGACTTCCAGGAGCTGAAGACGCCGTTCGACGCGTCCGACGAGGACGTCGCGTGGATGAACGAGTGGTTCTTCGCGAACAAGGGGCTCCGCGTCGGCTTCCGGGACGGCGTCGCCGAGTACCGCGCCATCCTCGAGCGCCTCGGCGACTACCACGCCGCGCACATGGACCTCGGCGCCGCGCTCTACCACGAGGGCGATCTCGAAGGGGCGGAGCGCCACGTGCGGCGCGCGCTCGAGCTCGGCTATCCGTGCCCCGGCCTCGCGTACAACCACCTCGCGTGTTTCGCGAAGGCGCGCGGCGACCTCGACGCGATGATGGACCTCTTCACGACCGCGGCGAAGACCGACCCGCAGCACTGGACCCTGATCCAGAACGTGAACCGCGCGCGCGCGTGGTTCAAGGAGAGCGGCCCCGCGCGCGGGTTGCCGCTCGAGCTCGACGTCCGCCACGACTTCCAGCTCCTCGAGCGCACCGCGCAGCCCACCCTCCCGGGCCCGCTGCCGGAGGACTTCGCGGTGTGGAAGGAGACGCCGCTCAAGGGCGACGCCGCTCCGCGCTGGCTCAAGACGCCGGAGCAGGAGGGGAGCGGCAAGGGTATGGGCAAGAAGCGGCTCGACGTGGTGCGCGATTGA
- a CDS encoding TolC family protein, producing MRSFGTRPASYAACALALGSSLTAATAAAQQNPNNQNAGTTPYTIPQTQAPVPTYTPPPAPAPPTAGPAPAPTVTPAQPGYSPPPPTMAPGAPRDTVTQQGATSGVPDLSTTVAGGITADQVAQRAAATSYQAKAAADNAQAAEARADGQRNNFVPRVGLLGRYTRLSGFLPPSFNGIRFPMILDNWVAQATISVPISDYFLKINEGYTAALKQEEAARHDVATARAKSYSDGKIAYYTWLRARSAAVVAEQSLAVAKAHLKDAENQFKVGNASKADVLRAETQVAAAELAVERGKNGALITERQVRVATHAKEDETLVPGESLDSPVPAAPQDLKMLVSEAHGARPELKSLDKNAEAARRLAKVADRGKYPSLSAFGDVTYANPNQRRFPQRDEWFPTWTAGAQITWSPNDVLTAGPAEGDAIARANALDAQKQTVRDGIEIEVAQTYQEVLEADVAVTTTTRQLESAEEAYRVARELFNAGRGTSTTLIDAETALAQSRFEHLNAKVDARLARIRLDHALGRDVKSGGP from the coding sequence ATGCGTAGCTTTGGAACGCGCCCCGCGTCGTACGCGGCGTGCGCGCTCGCCCTCGGCAGCTCGCTCACCGCGGCGACCGCCGCCGCGCAGCAGAACCCGAACAACCAGAACGCGGGAACGACGCCGTACACGATCCCGCAGACGCAGGCGCCGGTCCCGACGTACACGCCGCCGCCCGCCCCCGCGCCGCCGACCGCGGGGCCCGCCCCCGCGCCGACCGTGACGCCGGCGCAGCCCGGCTACTCGCCCCCGCCGCCGACGATGGCGCCCGGAGCCCCGCGCGACACTGTGACCCAGCAAGGCGCGACGAGCGGCGTCCCCGACCTCAGCACGACCGTCGCCGGCGGCATCACCGCCGATCAGGTCGCGCAGCGCGCGGCCGCGACGAGCTACCAGGCGAAGGCCGCGGCGGACAACGCGCAGGCCGCGGAGGCGCGCGCGGACGGCCAGCGGAACAACTTCGTCCCGCGCGTCGGCCTCCTCGGCCGATACACGCGCTTGAGCGGGTTCTTGCCGCCGTCGTTCAACGGGATCAGGTTCCCGATGATCCTCGACAACTGGGTCGCGCAGGCCACCATCTCGGTCCCGATCAGCGACTACTTCCTCAAGATCAACGAGGGCTACACCGCCGCGCTGAAGCAGGAGGAGGCCGCCCGCCACGACGTCGCGACCGCGCGCGCGAAGTCGTACTCCGACGGAAAGATTGCATATTACACGTGGCTCCGCGCCCGCAGCGCCGCCGTCGTCGCGGAGCAGTCGCTCGCGGTCGCGAAGGCGCACCTCAAGGACGCGGAGAACCAGTTCAAGGTCGGCAACGCGTCGAAGGCCGACGTCCTCCGCGCGGAGACGCAGGTCGCCGCCGCGGAGCTCGCGGTCGAGCGCGGCAAGAACGGCGCGCTCATCACCGAGCGCCAGGTCCGCGTCGCGACGCACGCGAAGGAGGACGAGACGCTCGTGCCCGGCGAGAGCCTCGACAGCCCGGTGCCGGCGGCGCCGCAGGACCTCAAGATGCTCGTGAGCGAAGCGCACGGCGCGCGCCCCGAGCTGAAGAGCCTCGACAAGAACGCCGAGGCCGCGCGGCGCCTCGCGAAGGTCGCCGATCGCGGCAAGTACCCTTCCCTCTCCGCCTTCGGCGACGTGACGTACGCGAACCCGAACCAGCGCCGCTTCCCGCAGCGCGACGAGTGGTTCCCGACCTGGACCGCGGGCGCGCAGATCACCTGGTCGCCGAACGACGTCCTCACCGCCGGCCCCGCCGAGGGCGACGCGATCGCCCGCGCGAACGCGCTCGACGCGCAGAAGCAGACCGTGCGCGACGGCATCGAGATCGAGGTCGCGCAGACGTACCAGGAGGTCCTCGAGGCCGACGTCGCGGTGACGACCACGACGCGCCAGCTCGAGAGCGCGGAGGAGGCCTACCGCGTCGCGCGCGAGCTGTTCAACGCGGGCCGCGGCACCTCGACCACGCTCATCGACGCGGAGACCGCGCTCGCGCAGTCCCGCTTCGAGCACCTCAACGCGAAGGTGGACGCGCGCCTCGCCCGCATCCGCCTCGACCACGCGCTCGGCCGCGACGTGAAGAGCGGCGGTCCCTGA
- a CDS encoding DEAD/DEAH box helicase produces the protein MTASRSEPVPEPPKSETRPVAVAPNGGPVPCLRLFADEVVIHRTEGLGSTFDNELVPLLELSFEYEGVKVLAADEDDEVMIDLDRFVPRSQVDEARARRMLESFGAVPLECLDDYACDATADYVVRCEGNVHDFCGFSAYVVPQLRGMGWKVDVDPKYPFKVVQGEPAWQATVTSGPSREGDAEGGEKEALRPDWFGIQLGVVVDGKRVNLLPALLELLERSNGKPLAELAATTSRKCLALPVGDGLYLPIPAERARAILRVLAELYDGTSPKGELRVHPTRAGAVLALDEIFAKNGGEISFGGDARALAVVEEQNAPVVRVEQPKGLQATLRDYQIDGVSWLQNLRQREVGGILADDMGLGKTLQTIAHVMVEKEGGRLTTPALIIAPTSLVMNWQREFRKFAPELRVLVVHGSDRASAYDGIRDADVVVTSYPIVCRDEEKFAEWEFHLVILDEAQTIKNMKSRAHVACRSIVATHRLALSGTPVENHLGELWSLLDFVNPGLLGDELHFNRFYRVPIERLRNEDRLAALRELVAPYILRRNKRDVAKELPKKTEVMRPVELHGQQRELYESIRVAAHAEVRKLIKKKGLAASTIPILGALTKLRQVCCDPRLVRMTNVALPKESAKYRMFFDLLDKQLAGGHRVLVFSQFTSMLGLLEQGLVERKVKYAILTGSTADRAEAVDQFEKGGAKVFLISLKAGGTGLTLTSADVVIHYDPWWNPAIQAQATDRAYRIGQKKPVISYQLFAAGSVEERILGLQRSKKHVADAILGQGPAGNPLGEAELDILFAPLGA, from the coding sequence GTGACGGCTTCTCGTAGCGAGCCCGTCCCCGAGCCGCCGAAGAGCGAGACGCGACCGGTCGCGGTCGCTCCGAACGGCGGCCCCGTGCCCTGCCTGCGGCTCTTCGCCGACGAGGTCGTCATCCATCGCACCGAGGGCCTCGGCTCGACGTTCGACAACGAGCTCGTGCCGCTGCTCGAGCTCTCGTTCGAGTACGAGGGCGTGAAGGTGCTCGCCGCGGACGAGGACGACGAGGTCATGATCGACCTCGACCGCTTCGTGCCGCGCTCGCAGGTCGACGAGGCCCGCGCGCGGCGCATGCTCGAGAGCTTCGGCGCGGTCCCGCTCGAGTGCCTCGACGACTACGCGTGCGACGCGACGGCCGACTACGTCGTGCGCTGCGAGGGCAACGTCCACGACTTCTGCGGCTTCAGCGCGTACGTCGTCCCGCAGCTCCGCGGGATGGGATGGAAGGTCGACGTCGATCCGAAGTACCCGTTCAAGGTCGTGCAGGGCGAGCCCGCGTGGCAGGCCACCGTCACGTCGGGTCCTTCGCGCGAGGGCGACGCGGAGGGCGGCGAGAAGGAGGCCCTTCGCCCCGACTGGTTCGGCATCCAGCTCGGCGTCGTCGTCGACGGCAAGCGCGTGAACCTGCTCCCCGCGCTGCTGGAGCTCCTCGAGCGCTCGAACGGCAAGCCGCTCGCGGAGCTCGCCGCGACGACGTCGCGCAAGTGCCTCGCCCTCCCGGTCGGCGACGGCCTCTACCTCCCGATCCCGGCCGAGCGCGCGCGCGCGATCCTGCGCGTGCTCGCGGAGCTCTACGACGGCACGTCACCGAAGGGCGAGCTGCGCGTCCATCCGACGCGCGCGGGCGCGGTCCTCGCGCTCGACGAGATCTTCGCGAAGAACGGCGGCGAGATCAGCTTCGGCGGCGACGCGCGCGCGCTCGCGGTGGTGGAGGAGCAGAACGCGCCCGTCGTCCGCGTCGAGCAGCCGAAGGGCCTCCAGGCGACGCTCCGCGACTACCAGATCGACGGTGTCTCGTGGCTCCAGAACCTCCGCCAGCGCGAGGTCGGCGGCATCCTCGCCGACGACATGGGGCTCGGGAAGACGCTCCAGACGATCGCGCACGTGATGGTCGAGAAGGAGGGCGGGCGCCTCACGACGCCGGCGCTCATCATCGCGCCGACGTCGCTCGTGATGAACTGGCAGCGCGAGTTCCGGAAGTTCGCGCCCGAGCTCCGCGTCCTCGTCGTGCACGGCAGCGATCGCGCCTCCGCCTACGACGGCATCCGCGACGCCGACGTCGTCGTGACGAGCTACCCCATCGTCTGCCGCGACGAAGAGAAGTTCGCGGAGTGGGAGTTCCACCTCGTCATCCTCGACGAGGCGCAGACGATCAAGAACATGAAGAGCCGCGCCCACGTCGCGTGCCGCTCCATCGTCGCGACGCACCGCCTCGCGCTCTCCGGCACCCCGGTCGAGAACCACCTCGGCGAGCTCTGGTCGCTCCTCGACTTCGTGAACCCGGGCCTCCTCGGCGACGAGCTGCACTTCAACCGCTTCTACCGCGTCCCGATCGAGCGCCTCCGCAACGAGGACCGCCTCGCCGCGCTCCGCGAACTCGTTGCACCTTACATCCTTCGCCGCAACAAGCGCGACGTCGCGAAGGAGCTCCCGAAGAAGACGGAGGTGATGCGTCCGGTCGAGCTCCACGGCCAGCAGCGCGAGCTCTACGAGTCGATCCGCGTCGCGGCGCACGCGGAGGTACGGAAGCTCATCAAGAAGAAGGGCCTCGCCGCCTCGACGATCCCGATCCTCGGCGCGCTCACGAAGCTCCGTCAGGTCTGCTGCGATCCGCGCCTCGTGCGCATGACGAACGTCGCGCTCCCGAAGGAGTCCGCGAAGTACCGCATGTTCTTCGACCTGCTCGACAAGCAGCTCGCGGGCGGCCATCGCGTCCTCGTCTTCTCGCAGTTCACGAGCATGCTCGGTCTCCTCGAGCAGGGCCTCGTCGAGCGCAAGGTGAAGTACGCGATCCTCACCGGCTCCACGGCCGATCGCGCGGAGGCGGTCGACCAGTTCGAGAAGGGCGGCGCGAAGGTCTTCTTGATCTCGCTGAAGGCAGGCGGCACGGGCCTCACCCTGACGAGCGCCGACGTGGTCATCCATTACGACCCGTGGTGGAACCCGGCCATCCAGGCGCAGGCGACGGACCGCGCCTACCGCATCGGCCAGAAGAAGCCGGTCATCAGCTACCAGCTCTTCGCCGCCGGCAGCGTCGAGGAGCGCATCCTCGGCCTCCAGCGCTCGAAGAAACACGTCGCCGACGCAATCCTAGGTCAGGGCCCCGCCGGCAACCCCCTCGGCGAAGCCGAGCTAGACATCCTCTTCGCTCCGCTCGGCGCGTAA
- a CDS encoding asparagine synthase has translation MSGFCSRPHLWNRRDVPRLLGWSGWGHGRADVTEAPYLVFSSRLCRSERLTDVVRGGMIPPNPDVYAAYARWSLLVDHEATPYRGVVSTLVESNGAPSNAEPDVPVPADEESAARALRQSLEAAVQASMGDARRVAVSTGGGLDSGVLLALAVHVARRAKKEVVAVALDFGGAGDDRPYLADLERELSCEVVRVPPERGADHVALLDGVDAAPFYCPTGPMEAAVMEHARAAGAERVLTGAGGDQLFDGRATDLASFLRRGHVLEGIRRAQTLRGFEQPRSPIVTWLVRPLLASLLPPSIRARRAGRSSGFVPAWAGPALEDLEARRRRQTTAMLEKCLPDLRPFEDRIFVAQRVQFAWLRHQQTLTSGIRRVDPFLRPDLVQRVRSLPREWLLHGGIRRGLLRAAVRDLIPASLARREDKASVEPALVRFLRAIGGRAALRPYASVDVLASLGVVDRARFAAAYEAFVDQPAHPAGWLGAWCVLALERFARTA, from the coding sequence TTGTCTGGGTTCTGTTCGAGACCTCACTTATGGAACCGGCGAGATGTTCCCCGACTTCTCGGGTGGTCCGGCTGGGGCCATGGCCGCGCCGATGTGACCGAGGCGCCGTACCTCGTCTTCTCCAGCCGCCTCTGTCGCAGCGAGCGCCTCACGGACGTCGTCCGCGGCGGTATGATCCCGCCGAATCCGGACGTGTATGCGGCCTACGCGAGGTGGTCGCTTCTCGTCGACCATGAAGCGACGCCGTATCGCGGCGTCGTGTCGACGCTCGTCGAGTCGAACGGGGCGCCGTCGAATGCAGAGCCAGACGTTCCGGTGCCCGCCGATGAAGAAAGCGCGGCACGCGCGCTGCGCCAGAGCCTCGAGGCGGCGGTTCAGGCGTCGATGGGCGATGCGCGCCGGGTCGCGGTGTCCACCGGCGGCGGTCTCGACTCCGGCGTTCTCCTTGCGCTCGCCGTGCACGTCGCGCGGAGAGCGAAGAAGGAGGTCGTCGCCGTCGCGCTCGACTTCGGCGGCGCTGGCGATGATCGACCTTACCTCGCGGATCTCGAGCGCGAGCTCTCTTGCGAAGTCGTGCGCGTTCCGCCCGAGCGCGGTGCCGACCACGTTGCGTTGCTCGACGGCGTCGACGCAGCGCCCTTCTATTGCCCGACAGGGCCGATGGAAGCGGCCGTGATGGAGCACGCCCGTGCCGCCGGCGCGGAGCGTGTGCTGACGGGAGCCGGCGGGGATCAGCTCTTCGACGGGCGCGCGACCGATCTGGCAAGCTTCCTCCGTCGCGGTCACGTCCTCGAGGGGATTCGGCGGGCGCAAACGCTTCGTGGCTTCGAGCAGCCACGCTCTCCGATCGTTACCTGGCTCGTGCGCCCGCTCCTCGCGAGCCTCCTTCCGCCTTCGATCCGAGCTCGCCGCGCGGGACGGTCGAGCGGTTTCGTCCCGGCGTGGGCAGGCCCCGCGCTCGAGGACCTGGAGGCGAGGCGGCGCCGTCAGACGACGGCCATGCTGGAGAAGTGCCTTCCCGATCTACGGCCATTCGAGGATCGGATCTTCGTCGCGCAACGTGTTCAGTTCGCGTGGCTTCGTCATCAACAGACGCTGACGAGCGGCATTCGTAGAGTCGACCCGTTCCTGCGCCCAGACCTCGTGCAACGGGTCCGCTCCCTCCCGCGCGAATGGCTCCTCCATGGCGGCATTCGACGAGGTCTCTTGCGCGCCGCCGTCCGCGATCTGATCCCGGCCTCGTTGGCTCGTCGTGAGGACAAGGCCTCCGTCGAGCCTGCGCTCGTCCGTTTCCTCCGCGCCATCGGAGGGCGCGCGGCGCTGCGACCATATGCGTCCGTCGACGTGCTCGCTTCGCTCGGTGTCGTCGACCGCGCTCGCTTCGCCGCGGCCTACGAGGCCTTCGTCGACCAACCCGCGCATCCGGCTGGATGGCTCGGCGCGTGGTGTGTCCTCGCGCTCGAGCGCTTCGCGAGGACCGCGTGA